ACACGTGAAAAAAGCAAACATCATGTTGTCTGATAATCCATCAGCCTTCCAAGCCAAAACCTAACCAGAGCAGCAAGAGCATCACAAACCCCGTCCTAAAAACCAGAAATGAATTGTGCCCTTTGACTGAAACTCTTAATTACATTACGTGCATCATCAAATTGGCATTGATGGACAAGGGAGTCCAAAATGGAGTTGCAAGTATAAGAATCAGGAATACAACCATGTTCTTCCACAGAAACAAATATCTCCTTGGCTTCATCAAATTTTCCAGCTTTACATAATGCATGAATAAAATTAGTGTATACATCAATTTCAGGAATTACACCCATTTCCAACATGGAACAAAAGAGATTCTCAACTTTCTCAATCTTACCCATCCTAAAAAATTTAAGAATAAGTGCATTGAAGGAGAAAGTATCTAGTCTTATTCCATCTGCTTGCATCTTTTTCAGAAGTCTCAATGATCTTCCTGTATCTCCAATGACACATAAGGAGCGGATCAATATGTTGTATGTAACATAATTTGGAGTGACACCCCACTCGATCATTTCAAAGAAACAATCAAAAGCACCCTCTATCTGGTGTACTCGACAAAGGCCACCAATTAATGAAGTGAAAGTGAAGATATCTGGTTTAAATCCAAACTCGAAAAGCATAAGCAAATGTTCTCGTGCTCTGCTTAACTTTCCAACTTTACAATACCCAGTAATGAGTATGTTAAAAGTGACCAGATTAGGAGCAATACCTCTAAGCATCATACGTTGGAAAGCCTCTGATGCCTTTGCCATCATTTTGGCCTTGCAGAAGCAGTCAATTACCACGTTATACGAATAGACGTCTGATACAAGTTCATCTTTAAACATCAGCTCTAGAAAGTCATTTGCCTTCTCACATCTTCCTGATTTATACATAGCTTCAACCAAAGCTAGGTAAGTATTAAATCCTGGCTTTACACCTCGATCTACAAAACTTTTAAATACTTCACATGTATCATTAAGATCTAAACCCTTTATCAAACAAACCATTGCCACGTTAAAGGTTGAACTGTCTGGCAAATAACCTTTCAACCCAATTTCTCTTAAAAATTGAGCAGCTTCTCTTGCCATGGAATTATTGTTAAGGCAATATAAAATAGTATCACAAgctaattttgaaaaaaatgttCCATTCTCTACAAATCTGAAAAGTAACTCAAATGCCTTACTGGGGACCAAGCAACGAAACACCCCATGAACAAATGACCTGATAGTAGCTTCATTTGGACTTACATTCCTCTCCTTCATTGTCTCTAATATCTGAAACGCCTCCTCCACTCTCTTTGAATTACAAAAGCCATCAATTAGCATGGTATAAGTGAAAACATTAGGGGGAAATCCCACACTCTCCATTTGTTTGACTAATCGAAGAGCCTCATCTACTACACCAATCTTGCAAACTCCATGAATGAGAATGTTGTAAGTGAACCTATCTGGACTACAGTTGTCTGCTGACATCTGCTGGAACTTCAAATATGCCAAGTCAAGTGAATTGGACTTCACCAATGCATCTATAACCGCATTGTACAACCTTGTGTTTGGATTAAAAGCCAAGAACGATAGTTGACCAAAAACTTCAGCGCAATATTTTGCCAGGCCCAATCTCCCCCAACTACCAATTAATATACAAAGCAACTCCTCAGATACTTGAAATCCAGATTTCCTAATGTCCTGAACCAACTCAACAGACAATACAAGAGGACCTTTCCTATAAAAGGTACTGCCTAAAACACCCAGA
The Humulus lupulus chromosome 6, drHumLupu1.1, whole genome shotgun sequence DNA segment above includes these coding regions:
- the LOC133782471 gene encoding putative pentatricopeptide repeat-containing protein At3g16890, mitochondrial, giving the protein MRGFSSLASRSSPALRNLANKPYNQIKFQRQIPLNIISRKALNQSSSTGKDSLVHPQLRNPSSRVSISARKQNLHFNNNNPIDHQYIAEVLSRKDWFLLLNHEFKAKGFVLSSQFVASVLHNQGNPSNSLKFYTWVSNIDPSLSKNRSILGVLGSTFYRKGPLVLSVELVQDIRKSGFQVSEELLCILIGSWGRLGLAKYCAEVFGQLSFLAFNPNTRLYNAVIDALVKSNSLDLAYLKFQQMSADNCSPDRFTYNILIHGVCKIGVVDEALRLVKQMESVGFPPNVFTYTMLIDGFCNSKRVEEAFQILETMKERNVSPNEATIRSFVHGVFRCLVPSKAFELLFRFVENGTFFSKLACDTILYCLNNNSMAREAAQFLREIGLKGYLPDSSTFNVAMVCLIKGLDLNDTCEVFKSFVDRGVKPGFNTYLALVEAMYKSGRCEKANDFLELMFKDELVSDVYSYNVVIDCFCKAKMMAKASEAFQRMMLRGIAPNLVTFNILITGYCKVGKLSRAREHLLMLFEFGFKPDIFTFTSLIGGLCRVHQIEGAFDCFFEMIEWGVTPNYVTYNILIRSLCVIGDTGRSLRLLKKMQADGIRLDTFSFNALILKFFRMGKIEKVENLFCSMLEMGVIPEIDVYTNFIHALCKAGKFDEAKEIFVSVEEHGCIPDSYTCNSILDSLVHQCQFDDARNVIKSFSQRAQFISGF